A single Ignavibacteriales bacterium DNA region contains:
- a CDS encoding T9SS type A sorting domain-containing protein — protein MKMLALLLTITAMTLAQSPGPWTVLNPYPTGNTLYIGSAPSENKYAVVSAQGELFMTTDGGVNWTQQVLPGDGIYRSLYFLDNNLGWAAGALNGKFSRTTDGGLTWIPITIGPDTTKYDIHFISATTGWSVGFNGFIIKTTDSGTSWFSQTNTSVTNKTLYGVFATDANTIYVSGNSDAFIKSTDGGTTWAQMPLPALGNTTEFRGIYFPPTGTGLTGFVVGHRTRILKTTDGGASWNAVLNAGGTTQLWSIHFNSQGVGLASGASGLVYRSTDMGSTWSQVSGLNTSVIYYNVRFSSDNVAYLAGGSGYMYKSTDAGATWQPLNRRFTSSRLKDIAFHTDHLTGWVVGASGYVAKSTDGGFSFTPLTSGSSLELNEVSVPSANHAYIAAYESKVVRTTDGGATFTELLTGLPSTTQLLAIDFVTPLIGYTAGTNGAVAKTTDGGNTWTNVSIPANTSLLWDMDFVDEDFGWIAGTGEKIYATTNGGQTWTEQLSNGGLGTYGISFANKFTGVAGGTGGNTFYTTNGGLNWFPAETPPGQTVWGIHIVESPTGTFAMAACASGYAYISTDGGKVWAPEPRYTISTFDDVWMTDAAHAWISGNSGIVMGYYEPSNVPVELTSFTGSVTGFDITLQWTTATEQNSKEFRVERSFNKSGWTSAATLAGNGTTAEPRSYIYTDKNLAPGSYRYRLIQTDYNGEEKIYPLDQEYEIGVTSYSLEQNYPNPFNPVTTITYSVPFSGHVIVAVYDITGKKIRDLVNKATEAGRHTIEFSGEELSSGIYFLRMTAGEYNSIIKMTMLK, from the coding sequence ATGAAAATGCTTGCACTTCTTCTTACCATTACCGCCATGACTCTGGCCCAGAGCCCGGGTCCCTGGACCGTGCTCAACCCCTATCCCACCGGCAACACGTTATATATCGGTTCCGCCCCCTCTGAAAATAAATATGCCGTGGTTTCAGCACAGGGTGAACTTTTTATGACCACCGACGGCGGCGTTAACTGGACCCAGCAGGTGCTCCCCGGTGACGGTATATACCGCAGTCTTTACTTTCTTGACAACAACCTCGGCTGGGCTGCCGGTGCGCTTAACGGAAAATTCAGCCGTACCACCGACGGCGGTCTGACCTGGATTCCCATCACCATCGGACCCGACACCACTAAGTATGACATCCACTTCATCAGTGCAACTACCGGATGGTCTGTCGGATTCAATGGCTTTATCATTAAAACCACGGACAGCGGCACATCATGGTTCTCACAGACAAATACTTCCGTTACAAACAAAACCCTTTACGGCGTTTTTGCAACCGATGCGAACACCATATATGTCTCTGGCAACTCTGATGCATTTATCAAATCAACCGACGGCGGTACCACCTGGGCGCAAATGCCTCTGCCGGCCCTGGGCAACACAACTGAATTCCGGGGTATATATTTCCCTCCCACCGGAACCGGCCTGACCGGTTTTGTGGTCGGCCACAGAACACGCATTCTTAAAACCACCGATGGCGGCGCTTCATGGAATGCTGTATTGAATGCAGGCGGAACCACACAGCTCTGGAGCATTCATTTTAACTCGCAGGGAGTCGGGCTTGCATCAGGAGCAAGCGGACTGGTTTACCGCTCAACCGATATGGGTTCAACCTGGTCTCAGGTTAGCGGACTGAATACCTCTGTTATATATTACAATGTCCGTTTCTCATCAGATAACGTTGCATACCTTGCCGGGGGATCAGGATATATGTATAAATCAACCGATGCGGGAGCAACCTGGCAGCCGCTTAACCGCAGATTTACCTCAAGCCGGCTAAAGGATATAGCATTCCACACCGATCATCTGACCGGATGGGTTGTGGGGGCAAGCGGATACGTTGCCAAATCCACCGACGGCGGATTCTCCTTTACCCCCCTCACCTCAGGCAGCTCGCTTGAACTGAATGAAGTAAGCGTTCCCTCAGCAAACCACGCATATATAGCAGCGTATGAGTCCAAAGTTGTGCGCACAACAGACGGCGGAGCAACTTTTACGGAACTGCTTACCGGACTTCCCTCCACAACACAGCTTCTTGCAATTGATTTTGTAACTCCCCTCATCGGATATACCGCCGGCACCAATGGTGCCGTTGCAAAAACCACGGATGGCGGCAACACGTGGACGAATGTAAGCATCCCCGCAAACACTTCACTGCTCTGGGATATGGATTTTGTTGACGAGGACTTCGGCTGGATTGCCGGCACCGGAGAGAAGATATACGCAACCACAAACGGCGGTCAGACCTGGACGGAGCAGCTTTCCAACGGAGGGCTTGGCACGTACGGAATCTCATTCGCAAATAAATTTACCGGAGTTGCCGGCGGAACCGGAGGCAATACCTTCTATACCACCAACGGCGGACTGAACTGGTTCCCGGCAGAAACCCCTCCTGGTCAGACTGTATGGGGAATTCACATTGTTGAATCACCAACCGGCACCTTTGCCATGGCTGCATGCGCAAGCGGTTATGCATATATATCCACAGACGGCGGTAAAGTCTGGGCTCCCGAACCCCGCTACACCATCTCAACATTTGACGATGTATGGATGACCGATGCAGCCCATGCATGGATCTCAGGCAACAGCGGAATTGTTATGGGCTATTATGAGCCCTCCAATGTGCCGGTTGAGCTCACCTCATTTACCGGCTCCGTCACCGGATTTGACATCACACTCCAGTGGACAACAGCCACTGAGCAAAACAGCAAAGAATTCCGCGTTGAACGAAGCTTCAACAAAAGCGGATGGACTTCAGCCGCAACCCTGGCGGGAAACGGCACCACAGCTGAACCCCGCTCATATATATACACCGATAAAAACCTTGCCCCGGGCAGCTACCGCTACCGGCTGATTCAGACTGATTATAACGGTGAGGAAAAAATCTATCCTCTTGATCAGGAATACGAAATCGGCGTTACTTCTTACTCACTGGAGCAGAACTACCCTAATCCGTTCAATCCGGTAACAACCATTACGTACTCTGTCCCCTTCAGCGGGCATGTTATCGTAGCGGTCTATGATATCACCGGAAAAAAGATACGCGATCTGGTTAACAAAGCTACCGAAGCAGGAAGACACACCATCGAATTCAGCGGTGAAGAATTGTCCAGCGGTATTTATTTTTTACGGATGACAGCAGGTGAGTATAACAGCATCATAAAAATGACCATGCTTAAATAA